CGCATTCAAAATGCGCGCGCGGGTTCGCAGAGACTTCGGCGTCGCCTTGGCGGGCGTCGCTTGGGTAAGCGTCGTTGACGTGTCCATCGGATTCTCGGGCGGCTTGGGGAGAAGCCTCCAGTAGAGACTGCATATCAGTCTTGACGGCGAAAGCCAGACCGTCTCGCCAGCTTCATCAAACAGACACGCAATCAGCCTAGCCGCTAGGCAACATCCATGCGGTCTGGAGGCGCAAGATGAGCGACCCGGAGATCCTGCGCTTTCGCAGCGTATTCATTTCCGACGTGCATCTGGGCACACGGGGATGCCAAGCTGAAATGCTGTTGGATTTTATCCGACGCATCGACTGCGAGAAGCTTTATCTGGTCGGTGACATCATCGACGGCTGGAAATTGAGGGGCGGCTGGTTCTGGCCCCAGTCGCACAACGATGTTGTTCAGAAAATCCTGCGCCTGGCTCGGCGCGGGGTCCAAGTCACCTATATCCCCGGCAATCACGACGAGGCTGTCCGTCAGTTCTTCGGGCTCAGCTTTGGGGGCGTCGCTGTCGAGCGCGATGCGATCCACGAAACCGCTGACGGTCGCCGCTTCCTGGTGACCCACGGCGACGAGTTCGACGGAATCGTTCGCCACGCAAAATGGCTGGCGATCCTCGGCGACTGGGCCTACCGCGCGGCGCTCGCGGCCAACACCTTGATGAACCATGTCCGCCGCAAGATGGGCTTCGGCTACTGGAGCCTCTCGGCGCTCCTGAAGACGCGGGTCAAGAACGCCCTGCAGTTCATCGAGAATTACGAACACGCCGTCGCCGAGGCGGCCCGCCGGCGCGGCGTCGACGGGGTGATCTGCGGCCACATCCACAAGGCTGAGATGCGCGAGATCGACGGGATCACCTACATCAACGACGGCGATTGGGTGGAAAGCTGCACCGCCCTGGTCGAGCACCCTGACGGACGCCTGGAGATTCTTGACTGGGGCAGGATGAACGCCGCCAAGGTTCGCGACGCCAAGGTCGCCCGTTTGCCGACGCAGGCCCGTCCCCGGCCGATCGCCGCCTGATCGCGGCGCCTGCGCCATTCGTTGACACCCCCGCCGAACCGTAGTGACAGTGCGACTGCCATGAAGACGCCCGAAGCGCCTCGAGCCGGCCTTCGCGTCGACCGCCAGGCTGAGACCCGCGAACAGATCTTGCGCGCCGTTCATCGCAAGATGGAGGGCGGCGAGCTTGAGGAGGTGAGCTTCGCCGACATCGCCCGCGAGACGGGGGTCGGGGAACGGACGGTCTATCGCTACTTCCCGACCAAGGACGCGCTGCTCGGGGCCTTCTGGGCCTGGCTGCAGGGCCAGGCGATCAATCCCGCCGAGCGCATCCGGCCGGTGCGATCCTCAGCACGCCTGCGCGAAGCGATCACCGCGCCGCGCGACGTAAAACGGCCGATGCGGATACTGCTGGCCACCGACGCCTGGGAGCCGCAGGTCAACGGCGTCGTCCGAACGCTCACTCGGGTTGTCGGCGAACTGCGAGAGATGGGCCATACCGTCGAGGTGGTCAGCCCCAACCAGTTCAAGACCTTCCCGCTGCCGACCTACCCCGAGATCAAGGTCGCCATCGGCGTCTACGAGCCGGTGCAGGAGCGCTTCAAGGCCTTCGAGCCCGAAGCCATCCACATCGCCACCGAGGGCCCTCTGGGCCTGGCCGCCAGGCGCATCTGTGTGGAGTGGAAGCTCCCGTTCACGACCAGCTATCACACCCGCTTCCCGGAATATGTATCGGCCCGCCTGCCGCTGCCGCTGGCGGCCGGCTACGCCTACATGCGCTGGTTCCACAAGCCGTCGGGCCGGCTGATGGTGGCCACGCCGACCATGCGCGATGAGCTGGAGCAGCATGGCTTCCGCAACATCTCCGCCTGGTCGCGCGGCGTCGATACCGAGATATTCCATCCGCGGCGCGCGGACGAGCCGGATGTCTTCGCAGACCTGCCCAAGCCGATCTTCCTCTACGTCGGCCGCGTGGCTGTGGAGAAAAACATCGAGGCCTTTCTCAGTCTCGACCTTCCGGGCTCGAAAGTCGTGGTGGGGCCCGGCCCCCAGCTCGAGGAACTAAAGGCCAAATATCCCAACGTTCGCTTCACCGGCCCGAAAGCCGGCGAGGACCTGGCGGCGGCCTACGCCTGCGCCGATGTGTTCGTCTTCCCGTCGCTCACGGACACCTTCGGCCTGGTGATTCTGGAGGCCATGGCGGCGGGGACGCCCGTGGCCGCCTATCCAGCCCCCGG
This is a stretch of genomic DNA from Phenylobacterium immobile (ATCC 35973). It encodes these proteins:
- a CDS encoding UDP-2,3-diacylglucosamine diphosphatase, yielding MSDPEILRFRSVFISDVHLGTRGCQAEMLLDFIRRIDCEKLYLVGDIIDGWKLRGGWFWPQSHNDVVQKILRLARRGVQVTYIPGNHDEAVRQFFGLSFGGVAVERDAIHETADGRRFLVTHGDEFDGIVRHAKWLAILGDWAYRAALAANTLMNHVRRKMGFGYWSLSALLKTRVKNALQFIENYEHAVAEAARRRGVDGVICGHIHKAEMREIDGITYINDGDWVESCTALVEHPDGRLEILDWGRMNAAKVRDAKVARLPTQARPRPIAA
- a CDS encoding glycosyltransferase family 4 protein; translated protein: MRILLATDAWEPQVNGVVRTLTRVVGELREMGHTVEVVSPNQFKTFPLPTYPEIKVAIGVYEPVQERFKAFEPEAIHIATEGPLGLAARRICVEWKLPFTTSYHTRFPEYVSARLPLPLAAGYAYMRWFHKPSGRLMVATPTMRDELEQHGFRNISAWSRGVDTEIFHPRRADEPDVFADLPKPIFLYVGRVAVEKNIEAFLSLDLPGSKVVVGPGPQLEELKAKYPNVRFTGPKAGEDLAAAYACADVFVFPSLTDTFGLVILEAMAAGTPVAAYPAPGPIDIIPGSGAGALAKTATEGLREACLEALKLDRKQVRAFAETFSWRACAEDFLRNLQPYPEPEKTRFWRRLRRLARVRRRRPLAA